In a single window of the Fusarium falciforme chromosome 3, complete sequence genome:
- a CDS encoding S-methyl-5'-thioadenosine phosphorylase: MGDLPTTFDKPVHIAVIGGTGLGQLEGFEPIAALSPITPWGAPASPIQILSHKGVNVAFLARHGIHHQFAPHEVPNRANIAALRHIGVRCVIAFSAVGSLQEEIKPMDFVVPDQVIDRTKGVRPFTFFEGGVVGHVGFADPFDAGLAKVVKTCAEHMEGDGVVLHEKGTVIVMEGPQFSTRAESHMYRSWGGSVINMSTLPEAKLAREAEMAYQVIAMATDYDCWHSFEDVNVEMVGKYMKANSKNAKRLVGAVLDRLADLDNSDLVLAKHWQGASQGAVKFMTKPEGRDPEAMKRVEYLFPGFWEE, translated from the exons ATGGGTGACCTCCCCACCACCTTTGACA AGCCCGTCCATATTGCCGTCATTGGCGGCACTGGTCTTGGCCAGCTCGAGGGCTTCGAGCCCATCGCCGCCCTCAGCCCCATCACACCGTGGGGTGCTCCCGCGTCGCCTATCCAAATCCTCTCCCACAAGGGCGTCAACGTAGCCTTCCTCGCCCGCCACGGCATCCACCACCAGTTTGCCCCCCACGAAGTCCCCAACCGAGCCAATATCGCTGCCCTGCGGCATATCGGTGTCCGGTGCGTCATCGCCTTCTCCGCCGTCGGTTCGCTGCAAGAGGAGATCAAGCCCATGGACTTTGTCGTTCCGGACCAGGTCATCGACCGTACGAAGGGTGTCCGGCCCTTCACCTTCTTCGAGGGCGGTGTCGTTGGACACGTCGGCTTCGCCGATCCCTTTGATGCGGGCCTTGCCAAGGTGGTCAAGACGTGCGCTGAGCATATGGAGGGAGACGGCGTTGTCTTGCACGAGAAGGGCACGGTCATCGTCATGG AGGGACCCCAATTCTCAACCCGCGCCGAGTCGCACATGTATCGATCGTGGGGTGGATCGGTTATCAACATGTCAACCCTTCCCGAGGCGAAGCTCGCCCGCGAGGCTGAGATGGCCTATCAGGTGATTGCCATGGCCACTGACTATGACTGCTGGCACTCCTTCGAGGATGTCAACGTCGAGATGGTTGGAAAGTACATGAAGGCCAACAGCAAGAACGCCAAGCGCCTAGTGGGAGCCGTCCTGGACCGTCTTGCCGACCTTGACAACAGTGACTTGGTCCTGGCTAAGCACTGGCAGGGTGCGTCCCAGGGCGCCGTCAAGTTTATGACCAAGCCCGAAGGCCGGGACCCCGAGGCGATGAAGCGTGTCGAGTACCTCTTCCCTGGCTTCTGGGAGGAGTAA